Proteins co-encoded in one Flavobacteriaceae bacterium MAR_2009_75 genomic window:
- a CDS encoding putative surface protein with fasciclin (FAS1) repeats, whose protein sequence is MKRVFKLNLQLLLCISFSLLFGCSSDNGDAIDRNEEVIDSPEQEEEEGKEEVVVPDTEEELAPTALEYIMSSEDYSILKSALETADSSISDILSDEDNITVFAPTDTAFEGFFKSLTDFSTLADFDEDAEIELLNEILKYHILEDNLLLENALMDGAELTSTQSGVLNVLVDMGVFIQNETQNIQALVIQADNEVSNGVVHGIDKVLLPESVLNTLFPKPTIVEIITDNEELEQFEQAFLKADSFGTIEGDGLFTVFAPNNEAVELLFEILGDSYNSFDDFQNFLELQVLNEILLGHLANENITSSNFEEGTITTILPNDSIELVIENDVFVIKDASEIRAKFVLKDIEASNGTVHIIDKILLPQKVLDFVE, encoded by the coding sequence ATGAAACGTGTCTTTAAATTAAACCTTCAGCTCCTGTTATGCATATCGTTTAGTTTACTATTTGGCTGCTCGAGTGATAACGGAGATGCTATTGACCGTAACGAAGAAGTTATCGATTCCCCTGAGCAAGAAGAGGAGGAGGGTAAAGAGGAAGTCGTAGTACCGGATACCGAAGAGGAGTTGGCACCCACTGCACTTGAATATATAATGTCTTCCGAAGATTATAGCATTTTAAAATCTGCTTTAGAAACTGCGGACAGTAGTATCTCAGATATTCTTTCTGATGAGGATAATATTACTGTTTTTGCCCCGACCGATACCGCTTTTGAAGGCTTCTTTAAATCTCTAACGGATTTTTCGACTTTGGCAGATTTCGATGAAGATGCTGAAATAGAGCTGTTGAACGAAATACTGAAATATCACATTTTAGAAGATAATCTACTACTTGAGAATGCCCTTATGGATGGAGCAGAGCTAACATCTACGCAGTCTGGTGTACTAAATGTGTTGGTCGATATGGGCGTATTCATTCAAAATGAAACACAAAATATACAGGCGTTAGTGATTCAGGCAGATAATGAGGTTTCCAATGGGGTAGTTCACGGTATAGACAAGGTGTTGTTGCCAGAATCGGTTTTAAATACCTTGTTTCCAAAACCAACAATCGTAGAAATCATCACGGATAATGAAGAACTTGAACAGTTTGAACAGGCTTTTTTAAAGGCAGATTCGTTTGGTACTATTGAAGGTGATGGTCTGTTCACGGTTTTTGCTCCCAACAATGAAGCGGTTGAACTACTTTTCGAAATCTTAGGTGATTCTTATAACAGTTTTGATGATTTTCAAAATTTTCTGGAACTTCAGGTGCTGAACGAAATTCTTCTGGGTCATTTGGCGAATGAGAATATTACTTCATCGAATTTTGAAGAGGGCACCATAACAACGATCTTACCTAACGATTCGATTGAGTTGGTGATTGAAAATGATGTGTTTGTAATCAAGGATGCCTCTGAAATTAGGGCAAAATTCGTTCTTAAAGATATAGAAGCATCGAACGGTACGGTACATATTATCGACAAGATATTGTTACCTCAAAAAGTGCTCGATTTTGTCGAATAG
- a CDS encoding cytochrome c peroxidase translates to MMLRSLICSFVLILAFSCKEGDNKESSSQLAVAKTEISEVDWVPAQQFYHEHITKAVELIDSLSRVDADSEFAKQLFKKLRVSFKKAEPYASYLNPAVGHRANGPALPIFAEDTERVLPPLGLQKIEESIYEGGEDPAVFKRETNLTKGLLINLMENVGEQSLTPERFFIATHQQLLRIISLAISGFDTPVSQLGLAESIVSLSSLRKVYSLSIRNTILEKNEDLDSKFDKNIDRAIQYLKEHTDFDSFDRYTFIRDYMNPITRNWVAIRKESGLWAGVNNKPFNFDAPTFFEKDAFNLNYFTPPVNRNTTDKRIALGKKLFFEPKLAKDGVMACATCHIPEKAYADGKVVNFDNSGNPLQRNTPTLINAAFQKSFFWDGRAENLLDQISMVFNNEQEFATGVHQFSTEILQDSTYTQLFREAYGKISTRNTDVIRAISSYISTLNGFDSKFDRNMRGEEENFTDQEKLGMNLFMGKALCATCHFMPLTNGTVPPFYTETEKEVIGVPETVANNQIDDDLGFFWRYNKEVHRGMFKTPTVRNAEFTAPYMHNGVYGTLEQVMDFYNQGGGGGMGFELEHQTLPFDELNLTDKEQKAIIAFMKTLSDTNVDSKKENENTLVVDAQP, encoded by the coding sequence ATGATGTTGAGAAGCCTAATTTGTTCATTCGTACTAATTTTAGCCTTTTCATGTAAAGAAGGAGATAATAAAGAGAGTTCAAGTCAATTGGCAGTTGCTAAAACGGAAATTTCAGAAGTTGACTGGGTACCTGCTCAACAATTCTATCACGAACACATTACCAAAGCGGTAGAATTAATCGATTCTCTGTCTCGCGTCGATGCGGATAGTGAATTTGCAAAACAATTATTTAAAAAGTTAAGGGTCTCGTTTAAAAAGGCCGAGCCTTATGCTTCTTATTTGAATCCCGCTGTTGGCCACAGGGCAAACGGGCCTGCACTACCAATCTTTGCAGAAGATACTGAAAGAGTTCTGCCACCTCTTGGCTTACAAAAAATCGAAGAGTCTATATATGAGGGGGGAGAAGACCCTGCCGTTTTTAAACGAGAAACGAACCTCACAAAAGGCCTCTTGATTAATTTAATGGAAAATGTGGGGGAACAATCTTTAACGCCCGAGCGATTTTTTATTGCTACGCATCAACAATTACTTCGAATCATCAGCTTGGCCATCTCAGGTTTCGACACGCCTGTAAGTCAATTGGGCCTTGCAGAAAGTATCGTCTCCTTATCTAGTTTAAGAAAGGTGTATTCATTATCTATTCGTAATACCATACTAGAGAAAAACGAAGATTTAGATTCTAAGTTTGATAAAAATATTGACCGAGCCATACAATACTTGAAAGAGCATACTGATTTTGATTCTTTTGATCGTTACACCTTCATTCGTGATTATATGAACCCGATTACTCGAAATTGGGTGGCCATTAGAAAAGAAAGTGGCCTTTGGGCAGGTGTAAATAATAAGCCCTTTAATTTTGATGCCCCTACCTTTTTTGAGAAAGATGCTTTCAACCTCAATTATTTTACTCCTCCCGTAAACAGAAATACAACCGACAAACGCATTGCGCTTGGGAAAAAGCTTTTTTTTGAACCTAAATTGGCCAAAGATGGTGTCATGGCCTGTGCCACTTGCCATATACCCGAAAAGGCCTATGCCGATGGCAAGGTCGTTAATTTTGACAATTCAGGAAATCCGTTACAACGCAATACCCCAACGTTAATCAATGCAGCCTTTCAAAAATCATTCTTTTGGGATGGTAGGGCCGAAAATCTATTAGACCAAATTTCTATGGTTTTTAATAACGAACAAGAATTCGCAACCGGGGTTCATCAGTTTTCGACCGAAATTTTGCAAGATTCTACCTATACACAATTATTTAGGGAAGCCTACGGAAAGATTTCTACTCGAAATACTGATGTAATCAGGGCCATATCATCTTATATATCAACATTAAATGGGTTCGATTCAAAATTTGACCGTAACATGAGAGGGGAAGAAGAGAATTTCACTGACCAGGAAAAATTAGGAATGAACCTGTTTATGGGCAAGGCTTTGTGTGCCACTTGCCATTTTATGCCTTTGACCAATGGTACCGTACCCCCTTTCTATACCGAAACGGAGAAAGAAGTTATCGGCGTACCTGAAACTGTAGCCAATAATCAAATTGACGATGATTTAGGGTTTTTCTGGCGATACAACAAAGAGGTTCATCGTGGTATGTTCAAAACGCCAACGGTACGTAATGCTGAATTTACTGCACCCTATATGCATAATGGTGTTTATGGTACTTTAGAGCAGGTGATGGATTTTTATAACCAAGGTGGTGGTGGCGGAATGGGTTTTGAACTGGAGCACCAGACCTTACCATTCGATGAACTGAATTTGACCGATAAAGAACAGAAAGCGATTATAGCATTTATGAAAACTCTTTCCGATACGAATGTTGATAGCAAAAAAGAAAACGAAAATACTCTTGTTGTAGATGCACAGCCATAA